Proteins encoded within one genomic window of Myxococcaceae bacterium JPH2:
- a CDS encoding ABC transporter permease, whose product MSIDTPSKPQRGPSILVQSVEGVGQGLIGFVSNIGGVMSLLVDVVRWSLRRPLRIQNLFAQLDFVGVGSIFIVALTGLFTGMVFAFQSSTAFELFDAESLVGPTVALTLTRELAPVFSALMITMRAGSAMCTELGTMRVTEQVDALETMAVNPVQYLLVPRIQAGLFMTPALTMLFNTAGMGGAYVVSVIVKGISAGTFISRTRQWMDPMDVWEGIIKGAIFGLSVALICCYKGYNASGGAKGVGQATTEAMVSSALSIFILDFIVGVLMH is encoded by the coding sequence ATGAGCATCGATACCCCCAGCAAGCCCCAGCGCGGCCCCAGCATCCTCGTGCAGTCCGTGGAAGGCGTGGGGCAGGGCCTGATCGGCTTCGTGAGCAACATCGGCGGGGTGATGTCTCTGCTCGTCGATGTGGTCCGCTGGAGCCTGCGCCGCCCCCTGCGCATCCAGAACCTCTTCGCCCAGCTCGACTTCGTGGGGGTGGGCTCCATCTTCATCGTCGCGCTCACCGGCCTCTTCACGGGCATGGTGTTCGCGTTCCAGTCCTCCACCGCCTTCGAGCTGTTCGACGCCGAGAGCCTGGTGGGCCCCACGGTGGCCCTCACGCTCACCCGCGAGCTGGCCCCAGTGTTCTCCGCGCTGATGATCACCATGCGCGCCGGCTCGGCCATGTGCACCGAGCTGGGCACCATGCGCGTCACCGAGCAGGTGGACGCCCTGGAGACCATGGCGGTCAACCCGGTGCAGTACCTGCTGGTGCCGCGAATCCAGGCCGGCCTCTTCATGACCCCGGCGCTCACCATGCTCTTCAACACGGCAGGCATGGGCGGAGCCTATGTGGTGTCCGTCATCGTCAAGGGCATCTCCGCCGGCACGTTCATCTCGCGCACGCGGCAGTGGATGGACCCGATGGACGTGTGGGAGGGCATCATCAAGGGCGCCATCTTCGGCCTCTCCGTGGCGCTGATCTGCTGCTACAAGGGCTACAACGCGTCGGGTGGCGCCAAGGGCGTCGGCCAGGCCACCACCGAGGCCATGGTGTCCAGCGCGCTCTCCATCTTCATCCTCGACTTCATCGTCGGCGTACTGATGCACTGA
- a CDS encoding insulinase family protein, translated as MSKASPRSSAARAVDPALQSLFDVHEATLPNGLKVRLLANHQAPVVSLYTFFQVGSRNERPGITGISHLFEHMMFNGAKKYGPKMFDKTLESNGGRSNAYTSNDMTVYYDDFSADALETVLDLESDRMRSLRISDTTLASERQVVMEERRVRVDNDIPGMMDEELGTLVYKAHAYRWPVIGWMADIEAITRQDCEAYFRTYYAPNNAVLYIVGDIDPKKTLALVRRYYGDIPRGPAPAPVLNAEPAQKGERRAVVHHPAQSPSVMIGFHGPSARDEDTRVLDVVQYVLTKGEGSRLVKSLVYEKKEAVSVMLDWSWRIDPGTILFYLELKPDSDPAKVEGLLYAELERLAREGVTERELQKAKNNLRSDHVRELATNSGRGHALGHYEALLGDWREGLALPSYYASVTNEQVMAAAAKYFAPERRSVVTLVPEAEDDA; from the coding sequence ATGTCCAAGGCATCCCCGCGGTCCTCCGCCGCGCGCGCGGTGGACCCCGCTCTCCAGTCCCTCTTCGATGTCCATGAGGCAACGCTTCCCAACGGCCTCAAGGTCCGCCTGCTGGCGAACCATCAGGCCCCGGTGGTCAGCCTCTACACCTTCTTCCAGGTGGGCAGCCGCAATGAGCGCCCCGGCATCACCGGCATCAGCCACCTGTTCGAGCACATGATGTTCAACGGGGCCAAGAAGTACGGCCCCAAGATGTTCGACAAGACGCTGGAGTCCAACGGCGGCCGCTCGAACGCGTACACGTCCAATGACATGACCGTGTACTACGACGACTTCTCCGCGGACGCGCTGGAGACGGTCCTCGACCTGGAGTCGGATCGCATGCGCTCGCTGCGCATCTCCGACACCACGCTCGCCAGCGAGCGCCAGGTCGTCATGGAGGAGCGCCGCGTCCGCGTGGACAACGACATCCCCGGGATGATGGACGAGGAGCTGGGCACGCTCGTCTACAAGGCGCACGCGTACCGCTGGCCCGTCATCGGCTGGATGGCGGACATCGAGGCCATCACCCGGCAGGACTGCGAGGCGTACTTCCGCACGTACTACGCCCCCAACAACGCGGTGCTCTACATCGTCGGGGACATCGATCCGAAGAAGACGCTGGCGCTCGTGCGCCGCTACTACGGAGACATCCCCCGCGGCCCCGCGCCGGCGCCCGTGCTCAACGCCGAGCCGGCACAGAAGGGCGAGCGCCGCGCCGTCGTGCACCACCCCGCGCAGTCCCCGTCCGTGATGATCGGCTTCCATGGCCCGTCCGCGCGCGACGAGGACACGCGCGTCCTGGACGTGGTCCAGTACGTCCTCACCAAGGGCGAGGGCAGCCGGCTCGTGAAGTCGCTCGTCTACGAGAAGAAGGAAGCCGTCTCGGTGATGCTCGACTGGAGCTGGCGCATCGACCCGGGGACCATCCTCTTCTACCTGGAGCTGAAGCCGGACTCGGATCCCGCCAAGGTGGAGGGGCTGCTCTACGCGGAACTCGAGCGGCTGGCGCGCGAGGGCGTCACCGAGCGCGAGCTTCAGAAGGCGAAGAACAACCTGCGCTCGGATCACGTGCGCGAGCTGGCCACCAACAGTGGTCGCGGGCACGCGCTCGGACACTATGAGGCGCTGCTGGGCGACTGGCGCGAGGGCCTGGCCCTCCCGTCGTACTACGCGTCCGTGACGAACGAGCAGGTGATGGCCGCCGCCGCGAAGTACTTCGCGCCCGAGCGCCGCTCCGTGGTGACGCTCGTCCCCGAGGCCGAGGACGACGCGTGA
- a CDS encoding class I SAM-dependent methyltransferase has product MAGTSPSPSRRCRVAGSCRPWSRELHRGGSRVIPLAVTTSAKKDAELERDARAVARRWGLPFLPRKPKEGIAPWLGTKAAAILVVGGDGVTLWEPEGTFGFHAGMAHLRRMRFREGARDDAFVRSAELRPGDAVLDCTLGLGQDALMASLAVGPTGRVVGLEKSPALCVVAGEGLRRYPRGEDSCAIDVLNVDAHAYLKTQPSGAFDVVFFDPMFAKPKKAQPAFEVLRRFADHSPLTPEALEEGRRVARRWVVVKGAKHSDDLQKLGLTPEPGSRYTDVIWGRVAAR; this is encoded by the coding sequence ATGGCCGGAACCAGTCCGTCACCGTCGCGCAGATGCAGGGTGGCCGGAAGCTGCAGGCCGTGGAGTCGTGAGCTTCACCGTGGCGGTTCGCGCGTGATTCCCCTGGCGGTCACCACCAGCGCGAAGAAGGACGCGGAGCTGGAGCGCGATGCTCGCGCCGTGGCTCGTCGCTGGGGTCTCCCGTTCCTGCCGCGCAAGCCCAAGGAGGGCATCGCGCCCTGGCTGGGTACGAAGGCCGCGGCGATCCTCGTGGTCGGCGGCGACGGCGTGACGCTGTGGGAGCCCGAGGGCACCTTCGGCTTCCATGCCGGCATGGCGCACCTGCGGCGGATGCGCTTTCGCGAGGGGGCGCGGGACGATGCCTTCGTGCGCTCGGCCGAGCTTCGCCCCGGCGATGCGGTGTTGGACTGCACCTTGGGGCTCGGGCAGGACGCGCTGATGGCGTCGCTCGCGGTGGGGCCCACGGGGCGGGTGGTGGGCCTGGAGAAGAGTCCGGCCTTGTGCGTCGTCGCGGGCGAAGGGCTTCGGCGCTATCCGCGTGGCGAAGACTCGTGCGCCATCGACGTGCTGAACGTGGACGCCCACGCGTACCTGAAGACCCAGCCGTCGGGCGCGTTCGACGTCGTGTTCTTCGATCCGATGTTCGCGAAGCCGAAGAAGGCCCAGCCCGCGTTCGAGGTGCTGCGGCGTTTCGCGGACCACTCGCCGCTGACGCCCGAAGCCCTGGAGGAGGGGAGGCGCGTCGCACGACGGTGGGTGGTGGTGAAGGGCGCCAAGCACTCGGATGACCTACAGAAGCTGGGCCTCACGCCCGAGCCCGGCTCCCGCTACACGGACGTCATCTGGGGCCGCGTGGCCGCGCGCTGA
- a CDS encoding RNA pseudouridine synthase, translating into MTDVRILFEGGGVLVVDKPAGVVVIPGRDGGPSLRESLEGRLGRKVFVVHRLDRDTSGALVFALDAGVHRALSQAFESGKVRKRYVALVEGRVESPRMVDAPLIAGRKGRMRVARPEEPEGKPSRTRIRPVETFARASFVEAEPLTGRTHQIRVHLLAQGYPLLVDHQYGREAPLTAADLGGEGGDVVMARTPLHAARVEWPELPGVAARAVEAPLADDMAQALVLLRRAG; encoded by the coding sequence GTGACCGACGTCCGCATCCTCTTCGAGGGCGGCGGGGTGCTCGTGGTGGACAAGCCCGCGGGAGTCGTCGTCATCCCCGGGCGCGACGGCGGTCCCTCCCTGCGCGAGTCGCTGGAGGGCCGCCTCGGTCGCAAGGTCTTCGTGGTGCACCGGTTGGATCGGGACACCTCGGGCGCGCTCGTGTTCGCGCTGGACGCGGGCGTGCACCGCGCGCTGTCGCAAGCCTTCGAGTCCGGCAAGGTGCGCAAGCGCTACGTGGCGCTGGTGGAGGGCCGCGTCGAATCACCTCGCATGGTGGACGCGCCGCTCATCGCCGGGCGCAAGGGCCGCATGCGCGTCGCGCGTCCGGAGGAGCCGGAGGGGAAGCCCTCGCGGACTCGCATCCGGCCGGTGGAGACGTTCGCGCGGGCCTCGTTCGTAGAGGCCGAGCCGCTCACGGGCAGGACGCACCAGATTCGCGTGCACCTGCTTGCGCAAGGGTATCCGTTGTTGGTGGATCACCAATACGGACGCGAGGCGCCCCTCACCGCAGCGGACCTGGGAGGGGAGGGCGGCGACGTCGTCATGGCCCGCACGCCGCTTCATGCCGCGCGGGTGGAGTGGCCGGAGCTGCCTGGCGTGGCCGCTCGCGCGGTGGAGGCCCCGCTCGCGGACGACATGGCCCAGGCGTTGGTGCTGCTGCGTCGCGCCGGTTGA
- a CDS encoding insulinase family protein has translation MASRKTATSKKPARKAAKFARRSAAVPSRPTRGAAKKAPARKSAPKKATQPATTGLLKLPALHESITSSGLKVIAAERGPLPLVSMRLVMRAGSAVDPVGKAGLADFTARLLRRGTARMSADELDEAIEFVGASVSTGVSEDSFSVYVTTPAEHFSAMMAVLGQIVREPSFPQSEVDDARDRALAQFANDLDDPSVIADRAFSQALWGDHPYGHDVGGSARSVGTFTRDDVVRFHREHLGPKVAMLVVVGALVPETVAAEAEQAFADWTGGPDSAPVVPPVEAVARAGQVLLVDKPDQTQSQVRLGGPGFRMGHPDYFPATAMNIALGGGFTSRLMNEIRVNRGLTYGVSSWFDPMNAGGTFAVTTFTKTASTREIIDVALAEVGGVRQKGLKPRELQDGQNYLAGLYPLRTETNESIASIISDIRMHGLGDDWVEKFRDRLRAVTPQQVAAAAKKYCFAEAPLIVVLGKAAEVKPLLEGLGPITVVSASEYE, from the coding sequence ATGGCCTCCCGAAAGACCGCCACCTCGAAGAAGCCCGCCCGGAAGGCCGCGAAGTTCGCGCGCCGGAGCGCCGCCGTGCCCTCGCGTCCGACCCGCGGCGCCGCGAAGAAGGCCCCGGCTCGGAAGTCCGCGCCGAAGAAGGCCACGCAGCCGGCCACCACGGGCTTGCTCAAGCTGCCCGCGCTCCACGAGAGCATCACGTCCAGCGGCCTGAAGGTCATCGCGGCCGAGCGCGGGCCTCTGCCGCTCGTGTCGATGCGCCTGGTGATGCGCGCGGGCAGCGCGGTGGATCCAGTGGGCAAGGCCGGACTCGCGGACTTCACCGCCCGCCTGCTGCGCCGAGGCACCGCGCGGATGAGCGCGGATGAACTCGACGAGGCCATCGAGTTCGTCGGCGCCAGCGTCTCCACGGGCGTGAGCGAGGACTCGTTCTCCGTCTACGTCACGACGCCCGCGGAGCACTTCTCGGCGATGATGGCGGTGCTCGGCCAGATTGTTCGCGAGCCCTCGTTTCCCCAGTCGGAGGTGGACGACGCGCGCGACCGCGCCCTGGCCCAGTTCGCCAACGACCTGGATGACCCGTCCGTCATCGCCGACCGCGCGTTCTCGCAGGCGCTCTGGGGTGACCACCCCTACGGGCACGACGTGGGCGGATCCGCGCGAAGCGTGGGCACGTTCACCCGGGACGACGTGGTGCGCTTCCACCGCGAGCACCTGGGCCCCAAGGTCGCGATGCTCGTGGTGGTGGGCGCGCTCGTCCCGGAGACGGTGGCCGCCGAGGCGGAGCAGGCCTTCGCGGACTGGACCGGAGGACCGGACTCCGCGCCGGTCGTGCCCCCGGTGGAGGCCGTGGCCCGCGCGGGACAGGTCCTGCTGGTGGACAAGCCGGATCAGACCCAGTCCCAGGTGCGCCTGGGCGGCCCGGGCTTCCGGATGGGCCACCCGGACTACTTCCCCGCGACGGCGATGAACATCGCGCTGGGCGGTGGCTTCACGTCGCGCCTGATGAACGAGATCCGCGTCAATCGCGGCCTCACCTACGGCGTCAGCTCGTGGTTCGATCCGATGAACGCCGGCGGCACGTTCGCGGTGACGACCTTCACCAAGACGGCCTCCACGCGCGAGATCATCGACGTGGCGCTCGCGGAGGTGGGGGGCGTTCGGCAGAAGGGCCTGAAGCCCCGAGAGCTGCAGGACGGCCAGAACTACCTGGCGGGCCTGTATCCGCTGCGCACCGAGACGAACGAGTCCATCGCGTCGATCATCTCCGACATCCGGATGCACGGGCTGGGAGACGACTGGGTGGAGAAGTTCCGCGACCGCTTGCGCGCGGTGACACCGCAGCAGGTGGCCGCCGCGGCCAAGAAGTACTGCTTCGCGGAGGCGCCCCTCATCGTCGTGCTGGGCAAGGCCGCCGAGGTCAAGCCGCTCCTCGAAGGACTCGGCCCCATCACGGTGGTGTCCGCGTCGGAGTACGAGTGA
- a CDS encoding response regulator transcription factor, which translates to MERTRIFVVEDQPQLLKNLVKVLGTFPELEVVGTSQDGEQAVEDIVRERPQLVLLDLELPGLHGIQVTQKVKRRAPEVEILILTSFEDEQKVYEAIQAGASGYLVKRVGPEKIRSGIQEVMEGGTVLEPIIARKFWNYFHSVQAKPTASKPENPWGLTPKEFEVLRFVAKGLSNAEVGQVMTMERRTVRTHLSHIYRKMGVNSHVEAVVMALRIGAVDL; encoded by the coding sequence ATGGAACGCACCCGCATCTTCGTCGTCGAGGATCAACCGCAGCTCTTGAAGAACCTGGTGAAGGTGCTGGGCACCTTTCCGGAGCTGGAGGTCGTGGGCACGTCGCAAGACGGCGAACAGGCGGTGGAGGACATCGTCCGGGAGCGCCCGCAGCTCGTGCTGCTGGACCTGGAGCTGCCCGGCCTGCACGGCATCCAGGTCACCCAGAAGGTGAAGCGCCGCGCGCCCGAGGTGGAGATCCTCATCCTCACGTCGTTCGAGGACGAGCAGAAGGTCTACGAGGCCATCCAGGCGGGCGCCTCGGGCTACCTCGTCAAGCGCGTGGGGCCGGAGAAGATCCGCTCGGGCATCCAGGAGGTGATGGAGGGTGGCACCGTGCTGGAGCCCATCATCGCGCGGAAGTTCTGGAACTACTTCCACTCCGTCCAGGCGAAGCCCACGGCGTCCAAGCCCGAGAACCCCTGGGGCCTGACGCCCAAGGAGTTCGAGGTCCTTCGCTTCGTGGCCAAGGGGCTGTCCAACGCCGAGGTGGGGCAGGTGATGACGATGGAGCGGCGCACGGTGCGCACGCACCTGTCGCATATCTACCGGAAGATGGGCGTCAACTCCCATGTGGAGGCCGTGGTGATGGCCCTGCGTATCGGGGCCGTGGATCTCTAG
- a CDS encoding HAD-IG family 5'-nucleotidase: MSSDPVSPTRPLANPIPGGPSEDPLHGSFRSSLSRDRAEDAARRAQELLTDEGLGRLLTTPRERREVVPRAREIFVNRNLRMSSIELVGFDMDYTLAIYHMRRLEQLSYDMTLAKLMTEYGYPPVIGHLLYDHHFVMRGLAVDRVNGNILKMDRFGHVGRAYHGLRPLQPSVWRELYRYKRVRLRNPQFAWNDTLFALPETYLYSGIIELLESLGQRVDYGKLYDDIREAIDTVHRDNSLKREVRKDLGRYVFLDPELGPALHKLRSGGKRLFLLTNSAWDYTDAVMRYLLEGQLPEYPSWRNYFDFVVTSARKPSFFTENKPFLELDSSTEEGRPLREATSLERGAVYSGGNLAQFEDFTGHRGENILYVGDHIYGDILKSKKSSLWRTCMVVQEIEDEISYTDSRQVEINTLSEVEVTRARLDDEVSHHKSRLNTLERKLEREGLEGDARASVEEERRATKAELEKLRRALKSSTEIADTLERDVEEGFNPYWGLLFKEGNENSRFGYQVEQYACLYTSRVSNFLHHSPIQYYRSPRDQMAHERAGALSSKMSPLGSEGPPKGSGRE; the protein is encoded by the coding sequence ATGTCTAGCGATCCCGTGTCACCGACCCGCCCTCTCGCGAACCCCATCCCTGGCGGACCCTCCGAGGATCCGCTGCACGGCAGCTTCCGTTCCTCCTTGAGCCGCGATCGCGCTGAGGACGCCGCGCGCCGGGCCCAGGAGCTTCTCACCGATGAGGGGCTCGGCCGCCTGCTGACCACGCCGCGCGAGCGACGCGAAGTGGTGCCGCGCGCGCGGGAGATCTTCGTCAACCGCAACCTGCGCATGTCCAGCATCGAGCTCGTCGGCTTCGACATGGACTACACGCTGGCCATCTACCACATGCGCCGGCTGGAGCAGCTCTCGTATGACATGACGCTGGCGAAGCTGATGACCGAGTACGGCTATCCGCCCGTCATCGGCCACCTGCTCTACGATCATCACTTCGTCATGCGCGGGCTCGCCGTGGACCGCGTCAACGGGAACATCCTGAAGATGGACCGGTTCGGCCACGTGGGTCGGGCCTATCACGGCCTGCGTCCGCTCCAGCCGTCCGTCTGGCGCGAGCTGTACCGCTACAAGCGGGTGCGGCTGCGCAATCCGCAGTTCGCCTGGAACGACACGCTGTTCGCCCTGCCGGAGACGTACCTCTACTCGGGCATCATCGAGCTGCTGGAGTCGCTCGGGCAGCGCGTGGACTACGGCAAGCTCTACGACGACATCCGCGAGGCCATCGACACGGTCCACCGCGACAACTCGCTCAAGCGCGAGGTGCGCAAGGACCTGGGGCGCTACGTCTTCCTGGATCCAGAGCTGGGGCCCGCGCTGCACAAGCTTCGCTCGGGCGGCAAGCGGCTGTTCCTGCTGACGAACTCGGCGTGGGACTACACGGACGCGGTGATGCGCTACCTGCTGGAAGGGCAGCTCCCCGAGTATCCGAGCTGGCGCAACTACTTCGACTTCGTCGTGACGAGCGCGCGCAAGCCCTCGTTCTTCACCGAGAACAAGCCGTTCCTGGAGCTGGACTCGTCCACCGAGGAGGGCCGCCCCCTGCGCGAGGCCACGAGCCTGGAGCGCGGCGCCGTCTACTCGGGCGGAAACCTGGCGCAGTTCGAGGACTTCACCGGGCACCGGGGCGAGAACATCCTCTACGTGGGCGACCACATCTACGGCGACATCCTCAAGTCCAAGAAGTCGTCGCTGTGGCGCACGTGCATGGTCGTCCAGGAGATCGAGGACGAGATCTCCTATACGGACTCGCGACAGGTGGAGATCAACACCCTGTCCGAAGTCGAGGTCACCCGCGCGCGACTCGACGACGAGGTGAGCCACCACAAGTCGCGGTTGAACACCCTGGAGCGGAAGCTGGAGCGCGAGGGCCTGGAGGGCGACGCGCGAGCGAGCGTGGAGGAGGAGCGCCGCGCAACCAAGGCCGAGCTGGAGAAGCTGCGCCGCGCCCTGAAGTCCTCCACCGAGATCGCGGACACCCTGGAGCGCGACGTCGAAGAGGGCTTCAATCCGTACTGGGGCTTGCTCTTCAAGGAGGGCAACGAGAACAGCCGGTTCGGCTATCAGGTGGAGCAGTACGCGTGTCTCTACACGAGCCGCGTGTCGAACTTCCTGCACCACTCGCCCATCCAGTACTACCGCTCGCCGCGAGATCAGATGGCGCACGAGCGGGCCGGCGCGCTGTCCAGCAAGATGTCCCCGCTGGGGAGCGAGGGCCCGCCCAAGGGCTCGGGACGGGAGTAG
- a CDS encoding serine/threonine protein kinase: protein MSASYRLVGRVESGDLAELYDALQLPAGEVAVKLFHPKTSDPAYARDLADTTRALQPVRHPGILHVLDMGFVKQRLAVVRQDVDGATLGVALQRLNTKEVLLPTPVALHIVIQLLDAVQLAHEAGVVHGALTPGNLLLSREGLPAVCDFGALKALLAVPQLKKSFANRGRSAYRALEVSRGEAPTAQSDIYSLGAVAYELLTLREAVVPGSGVSTRRESLPPPSRLDRRLNARMDPIIMRALDPTPQRRFRSCGEFAGALRNFLSASGGMPGPEDVRRFVGELFPNEVSVATLGPVPFADDFTLLPVSGAEVESLHAEELEASVVQRAPYSRSLTDMEAVAETQEASPMFEEYRPQDFEPQEDAPIGSLTHAGTAPVAEGEGTAFESPEVIAQAWDAPPGAAPAKSRRPHHGASGAVSAKPAQRNPRVKVIEDFAEPLPPEDDDEPSIFSRRAAALAAARAGPPRGADAKARSDIALPPPSSVSNPIVGKRLATEEFAMARAAERRARLRVFVLSASMIGACVVAIGAWRMSNRTPSGGSALDERPPMIRRAPTPAPPNPPPDGEFRNPSALRPITATPPVAVPMPAEDDGGDAEDAATRAQRGYLSLHTNVPATVYIDGIRLNRRTPLVRYPVKVGSRHIRVVANGTGEDKSFDLRFTRGQHQKLEEHFQSPRR, encoded by the coding sequence ATGAGCGCCTCCTATCGTCTTGTGGGCCGCGTCGAGTCCGGCGACCTCGCGGAACTCTACGACGCCCTCCAGCTCCCCGCGGGCGAAGTCGCGGTGAAGCTGTTCCACCCCAAGACGTCGGATCCCGCCTACGCGAGAGACCTCGCGGACACGACGCGCGCGCTCCAGCCGGTGCGCCACCCCGGCATCCTGCACGTGCTGGACATGGGCTTCGTGAAGCAGCGGCTCGCGGTGGTGCGCCAGGACGTGGACGGCGCCACGCTGGGCGTCGCGCTCCAGCGCCTCAACACGAAGGAGGTGCTGCTTCCCACGCCCGTGGCACTCCACATCGTCATCCAGCTCCTGGATGCGGTGCAGCTCGCGCACGAGGCTGGGGTCGTCCACGGCGCGCTCACCCCGGGCAATCTGCTGCTGTCTCGCGAGGGACTTCCGGCTGTCTGTGACTTCGGCGCGCTGAAGGCCTTGCTCGCCGTGCCGCAGCTCAAGAAGAGCTTCGCGAACCGCGGGCGCAGCGCCTACCGCGCGCTGGAGGTGTCGCGCGGCGAGGCGCCAACCGCGCAGTCGGACATCTACTCGCTGGGGGCCGTGGCGTACGAGCTGCTGACCCTGCGCGAGGCCGTGGTGCCGGGCAGCGGGGTCAGCACCCGGCGCGAGTCACTGCCGCCGCCCAGTCGATTGGATCGCCGTCTCAACGCGCGCATGGATCCCATCATCATGCGCGCGTTGGATCCCACGCCGCAGCGTCGGTTCCGCTCGTGCGGAGAGTTCGCTGGCGCGCTCCGCAACTTCCTGTCCGCGAGCGGTGGAATGCCGGGCCCGGAGGACGTGCGCCGGTTCGTCGGCGAGCTGTTCCCCAACGAGGTGAGCGTGGCCACGCTGGGGCCCGTGCCTTTCGCTGACGACTTCACGCTCCTGCCTGTGTCCGGCGCCGAGGTGGAGTCCCTGCACGCCGAGGAGCTGGAGGCCTCCGTCGTCCAGCGCGCGCCGTACAGCCGCTCCCTCACCGACATGGAGGCCGTCGCCGAGACCCAGGAGGCGTCTCCGATGTTCGAGGAGTACCGCCCCCAGGACTTCGAGCCGCAGGAAGACGCGCCCATCGGCTCGTTGACCCATGCGGGAACGGCGCCCGTGGCAGAGGGGGAGGGGACCGCCTTCGAGAGCCCAGAGGTCATCGCACAAGCCTGGGACGCTCCGCCCGGTGCGGCGCCCGCGAAGTCTCGCCGCCCGCACCATGGTGCCTCCGGCGCCGTGTCCGCCAAGCCCGCGCAGCGCAATCCGCGCGTGAAGGTCATCGAGGACTTCGCCGAGCCGTTGCCTCCGGAAGACGACGACGAGCCGTCCATCTTCAGCCGGCGCGCCGCGGCCCTCGCCGCCGCTCGTGCAGGACCGCCGCGCGGCGCCGACGCGAAGGCCCGCAGCGACATCGCGCTGCCTCCGCCGTCCAGCGTCTCCAACCCCATCGTGGGAAAGCGCCTGGCCACCGAGGAGTTCGCGATGGCCCGGGCCGCGGAGCGACGGGCTCGCCTGCGCGTGTTCGTGCTCTCCGCGTCCATGATTGGCGCCTGCGTCGTGGCGATCGGCGCGTGGCGCATGAGCAATCGCACGCCCTCGGGTGGAAGCGCGCTGGATGAGCGCCCGCCCATGATTCGCCGCGCGCCCACGCCTGCGCCGCCCAATCCTCCTCCGGATGGTGAGTTCCGCAATCCGAGCGCCCTGCGCCCCATCACCGCGACCCCGCCCGTCGCCGTGCCGATGCCCGCCGAGGATGACGGGGGCGACGCCGAGGACGCGGCGACGCGAGCTCAGCGGGGCTACCTGTCCCTGCACACCAACGTGCCCGCCACGGTGTACATCGACGGCATTCGCCTCAATCGGCGCACGCCGTTGGTCCGCTACCCGGTGAAGGTGGGCTCGCGACACATCCGCGTGGTGGCCAACGGAACGGGCGAGGACAAATCGTTCGATCTGCGCTTCACGCGCGGGCAGCACCAGAAGTTGGAGGAGCACTTCCAGTCCCCGAGGCGATGA